In the bacterium genome, AAGGGTTCGAGCGCCATTTCAAGGATCTCTGAATCCATGCCGCAGCCGGGATCCTGGATACGGATCAAGAGCGCGCCCGCGTCTGGGATCTCTTCGATCTCGGTACGAACGATGCCACCGGCGGGCATGGCGTCGATGGCATTGTCGAAGACGGCCGTCAGCGCTTTCGCCAGCAGCGCGAAATCGGCGTAGATCGTCTCGGTCGTCGGGTCGACGTAGGTCTCGAATTTCACGTTCGCGTCTGCCGCCCGTTGCGAAACGGGGCGAAGAGCCTCTTCGAGCAACGCCGCGAGAGGCGTGAAGACCGGATGCAGTTCTGCGCGGTTCGATAGCTCGAGCATTCCAGCCACCGTCTTGTCGATTCGACGGGCCAGGTGCAAGAGAATCTCATCTTCGTCATCCCCGGGCAGCGTGCGTTCGATCCGCATCTGCAGACGGCCGAGCAGGACAGCTAGCGGGTTGTTGATTGCGTGGGCGACTTCTCCCGCCACCTCTTCAGCGGCAGCCAGGCGCTCCATGCGCGCAAATTCCTCGCGCTCGAGCCGTCCGCGCTCATCATCGGGCAGGGGTGCATTCGAAGCCCTGGCCCGCCTCGAAGCTCGCCTGCCACCCGGCGTTCCGAATAGCGCCATGGCGAGCATCACGCCGGTCGGTGCACCTGTCTCCGCTCCAACGCTACTCAAGTTCCATTGCAGCAGGTTCGCGAGAGTGAAGAGCGTGGCAGCCCCGGTGACCAGAGCGGTAACCAGACTGGCTAGTCGCCTCGTGCGACCGGATTTATTGAATGAAAACAGTAATTTCGGACGATCGCCCATGGTTTGTCCCCTGGGGAGGGGAATCAGCAGCATAGCAATCCTCCACCCTGACTGAAACGAGGAATTCCACCAGACGTATCATTTTTTGACACACGTAGACACTGAAAGTGCTCGTGGTTGCCATTGGACATGCTCAAGGGTGACGAAGGGGTTCCCGATAGCTACGGGACGTGAGTGACCAAAAGCCACCTCTTCTGGGACGTGTCGCCGTTGCGGCGAAGATGATCACGATGGAACAGCTCGCCCAGGCAACTCGCGAGCAAGCCCGGCTGCCTGAGAAACTGAATCTCGGCGAGATCTTCTTGAAGATGGGCATGCTCGACAAAGAGAGCCTGGCCAAGCTGGTCGAGATCCAGAAAAGCGTCGTCGCACGCGCGCGCAAAGCCCAGACAGCTTCGACCCCTCCCACCGCTCAGAAGCTGACGCGCACCGTCGAGCAGAAGCCAGCTCCGGAGACCGCCGCCCATCGACCGGTTCCAAAAAGCGCTGACGAAGCCGGTACAGACAGCGATGCCCAGGCCGCACAAGAAGCGGCGAGAGCGGCCATCGTGGACGTACCGCGCAGCGGCCCCACCGCCGAGATCGACGCGCGCCTGGCCGCAGCAGCTGCTGAAGGTGCCAGTGACGTCCATTTTCACAGCCGCGCCAGGCCACGCGTCCGCTTGCGCGGCCAGCTGATCGAGAAGGATGAGCCGGAACTCTCTCCGGAAAAGGCAGCAAGCCTGATTCTGCCGATGCTCAGCGAAGAAGACCGAGCGACCTTCGAGGAGCACGGCGAACTCGACTTCAGCTACTCACTCGACGGCGTCGGGCGCTTTCGAACGAACGTCTACCGGCAGCTACGCGGTATCGACGCCACGATGCGCCGCATTTCCCCTACACCTCCAACGCTCGAAAGCCTGAACCTGCCTTCTGCGCTGGCGAAGTTCACGAACTTCCACCAGGGCATGGTCCTGCTCACGGGTCCGACCAGCTGCGGCAAGTCCTCGACCATGGCCGCTCTCGTCAACATGGTGAACGAAGAGCGTGCCGAACACATCTTGACGATCGAAGACCCGATCGAATACCTGCACGAGTCCAAGCGTTGCCTCGTGAACCAGCGCAACGTAAAGCGCCACACCGAGAGTTTCGCGCGTGCCCTGCGAGCGGCCCTGCGCGAGGACCCGGACGTGATCGTGATCGGCGAGTTGCGGGACCGCGAAACCGTTTCGCTGGCGATGACAGCAGCGGAAACGGGCCACTTCGTACTCGCCACTCTACACACCGATAATGCGATCCGGACCGTGAACCGCATCGTGGGTTCGTTCCCGCCGGATCAACAAGAGCAGGTGCGCTCCATGCTGTCCGAATCGCTGCGTGCGGTGATCTCGCAGCGACTGGTTCCGACGGTCGATGGTCAGGCGCAGGTACCCGCGACCGAAGTCATGGTCGTCAATCGCGCGGTCGGCAATCTGATCCGCGAGAACAAGACCGTGCAGATCCGCTCACTCATGCAGACGGGCCTGGCCCAGGGCATGAACCTGCTCGATACATCGCTTTCGGAATTGCTGAAAAACGGAACGATTTCACGGGAAGCAGCCCTCGAGTGTTGCGAGGACCCGAAGAACATCGAGGCATAGGAGACGTCCGTGGCGCAGATGGATCAACTCCTCGGTTACCTGAAGGACAGTGGCGGATCAGACCTGCATCTGGCTGCAGGACTCGAGCCGCGCATCCGATTGCACGGTGAACTGGAATCCGTGCAGGGCTGGTCGGAACTCGGAGACAGCGATCTGCGCAAACTGCTGCGCGAGATCACGACGGGGGAGCAGTGGACCTCGTTCGAGGGCTGCGGCGATCTCGATTTCGCCTACGGCATCGATGGCGTGGCTCGCTTCCGCGCGAACTTCTTCGTCCAGGAACACGGAGCCGGTGCAGTCTTCCGGATCATTCCGGAGAAGATCATCCCGCTCGAAGATCTGAACGTGCCACCCGCAATCGGCGAACTGGTCAATCTGAAGAGCGGCCTGTTAGTGGTCACTGGACCCACGGGATCGGGTAAGTCGACAACACTGGCCGCCATCATCAACAAGATCAACCGCACGCATTCCAGACACATCCTGACTCTCGAAGACCCGGTCGAATTCGTGCATCAGAACGATAGGTGTGTGTTCTCGCATCGAGAGATCGGAACCCACACCAAGGGTTTTGGACCGGGGTTGCGCGCCTCGATCCGCCAGGATGCAGATGTCGTACTGGTCGGCGAAATGCGAGACTACGAGACGATCTCGCTGGCGATCACCGCCGCCGAGATGGGCATGCTCGTATTCGGCACACTCCACACGAACAGCGCGGCGAAAACGATCGACCGCATCATCGACACGTTTCCCGCGGACGAGCAGATGCAAGTACGCGTGAGTCTGGCGGAGTCGTTGGCCGGTGTGATCGCCCAGCTTCTCTTGCCTACCGCCGATGGTAAAGGTCGTCGAGCCGTGAACGAAATCCTGCTCAAGAGTAAAGCTTTGCCGAACATCATTCGCGAAGCCAACGGCTCCATGCTCACGTCCTACATCCAACAGGGCAAAAAGCAGGGGATGCAGTTGATGGACGATGCCCTCTTCGAGTTGGCGAAGGCCGGAGACATCCTGCCCAACGACGCCTATATGAAGGCCATGGACAAACCCCGCTTCGAACCCCTGCTCCCGAAGGAATAGAAGCCGAACAACGGACGGCAATGGATTTGTCCGCGGCGGATTAGGGTCGATCCGCTTCGAGTTGCCGACGCAGGGCACTCGCGTCTGCGTTCCCTGGCGTCAGTGCTTCCAGTTTCCTCGCATACGCGAGCGCCTCGCGCTTTCGACCCATATCGC is a window encoding:
- a CDS encoding type IV pilus twitching motility protein PilT, producing MLDKESLAKLVEIQKSVVARARKAQTASTPPTAQKLTRTVEQKPAPETAAHRPVPKSADEAGTDSDAQAAQEAARAAIVDVPRSGPTAEIDARLAAAAAEGASDVHFHSRARPRVRLRGQLIEKDEPELSPEKAASLILPMLSEEDRATFEEHGELDFSYSLDGVGRFRTNVYRQLRGIDATMRRISPTPPTLESLNLPSALAKFTNFHQGMVLLTGPTSCGKSSTMAALVNMVNEERAEHILTIEDPIEYLHESKRCLVNQRNVKRHTESFARALRAALREDPDVIVIGELRDRETVSLAMTAAETGHFVLATLHTDNAIRTVNRIVGSFPPDQQEQVRSMLSESLRAVISQRLVPTVDGQAQVPATEVMVVNRAVGNLIRENKTVQIRSLMQTGLAQGMNLLDTSLSELLKNGTISREAALECCEDPKNIEA
- a CDS encoding PilT/PilU family type 4a pilus ATPase, with translation MAQMDQLLGYLKDSGGSDLHLAAGLEPRIRLHGELESVQGWSELGDSDLRKLLREITTGEQWTSFEGCGDLDFAYGIDGVARFRANFFVQEHGAGAVFRIIPEKIIPLEDLNVPPAIGELVNLKSGLLVVTGPTGSGKSTTLAAIINKINRTHSRHILTLEDPVEFVHQNDRCVFSHREIGTHTKGFGPGLRASIRQDADVVLVGEMRDYETISLAITAAEMGMLVFGTLHTNSAAKTIDRIIDTFPADEQMQVRVSLAESLAGVIAQLLLPTADGKGRRAVNEILLKSKALPNIIREANGSMLTSYIQQGKKQGMQLMDDALFELAKAGDILPNDAYMKAMDKPRFEPLLPKE